A region from the Poecilia reticulata strain Guanapo linkage group LG12, Guppy_female_1.0+MT, whole genome shotgun sequence genome encodes:
- the nt5c2l1 gene encoding 5'-nucleotidase, cytosolic II, like 1 isoform X2 has product MDKLPCGPLVEKMANRDFEKKVFVNRSLTLENIKCYGFDMDYTLAMYKSPDYESMGFELLRDRMVSIGYPHEILRYTYDPSFPTRGIVLDKTLGNLLKVDSNGNILVCSHGFRFLREEDVEYYYRNKFIQRDDTDRFYMLNTLFNLSETYLYACLVDFFTRCTRYSNLRKGFQHGDLFMSYRSMFQDVRDAMDFIHDTGTLKEQTIKNLEKYVVKDPNIPVLLTRIKEAAKIFLATNSDYNYTEAIMKYLLESTPKPGSPKKPWRAFFDLVVVDTRKPLFFADGTVLRQVDTDTGKLRIGTYTGDLQHGTVYSGGSSDIVSDLLDVSGKDILYIGDHIFGDILKSKKRQGWKTFLVVPELTKELQVWEERRNLFEELKHLDFYLAELYRHLDSGSIDCPDISNIQTRIKMPHEAVSQSSADIPSTEQNVSNHKDTTNCS; this is encoded by the exons ATGGATAAACTTCCCTGCGGGCCTCTTGTGGAGAAAATGGCCAACAGAGACTTTGAAAAAAA GGTGTTTGTTAACAGGAGCCTGACTCTGGAAAACATTAAGTGCTATGGCTTTGACATGGACTACACACTGGCAA TGTATAAATCTCCTGACTATGAGAGCATGGGCTTTGAGCTATTGAGAGACAGAATGGTATCGATTGGATACCCTCATGAAATTCTTCGATATACGTACGACCCAAGCTTCCCCACTCG CGGGATAGTCCTTGACAAAACATTAGGGAACCTGCTGAAAGTGGATTCAAATGGCAACATCTTAGTTTGCAGTCATGGTTTCCGCTTCCTTAGAGA GGAAGACGTCGAGTACTACTATCGAAACAAGTTCATCCAAAGAGATGACACTGACAGGTTTTACATGCTTAACACCCTCTTCAATCTGTCAG agaCTTATCTTTATGCATGTCTGGTGGATTTCTTTACTCGATGCACCAGATACTCAAA CCTCCGGAAAGGTTTCCAGCATGGAGACTTGTTCATGTCCTACAGAAGCATGTTCCAGGATGTTCGAGATGCAATGGATTTTATTCATGACACA GGAACCCTGAAAGAACAGACGATCAAGAATTTGGAGAAGTACGTCGTCAAAGAT CCAAACATCCCCGTGCTCCTGACTCGAATTAAAGAGGCGGCGAAGATTTTCTTGGCTACCAATAGTGACTACAACTACACAGAG GCTATCATGAAGTACCTGTTGGAAAGTACCCCAAAG CCTGGAAGCCCTAAAAAGCCGTGGCGTGCTTTCTTCGACCTTGTTGTCGTCGATACCAGGAAGCCTCTGTTCTTTGCAGATGGCACAGTGTTGAGACAAGTGGACACG GACACAGGAAAGCTGCGCATTGGGACTTACACTGGAGACCTGCAGCACGGCACAGTTTACTCTGGAG GATCGTCAGACATCGTCTCTGATCTGCTGGATGTCAGTGGCAAGGACATCCTCTATATTGGAGATCACATCTTTGGAGACATTCTCAAATCAAAGAAACGTCAAGGCTGGAAGACCTTTCTTGTCGTGCCGGAGTTAACCAAGGAGTTGCAAGTGTGGGAGGAAAGAAGAA atCTTTTTGAGGAGCTGAAACATCTTGACTTCTATTTGGCTGAACTGTACAG GCACTTAGACAGCGGCAGCATAGACTGTCCTGACATCAGCAACATTCAGACAAGAATAAAG ATGCCCCATGAGGCAGTTTCCCAAAGCTCTGCGGACATTCCTTCAACAGAGCAGAATGTGAGCAACCACAAAGACACAACGAACTGCAGCTAA
- the nt5c2l1 gene encoding 5'-nucleotidase, cytosolic II, like 1 isoform X1 gives MDKLPCGPLVEKMANRDFEKKVFVNRSLTLENIKCYGFDMDYTLAMYKSPDYESMGFELLRDRMVSIGYPHEILRYTYDPSFPTRGIVLDKTLGNLLKVDSNGNILVCSHGFRFLREEDVEYYYRNKFIQRDDTDRFYMLNTLFNLSETYLYACLVDFFTRCTRYSNLRKGFQHGDLFMSYRSMFQDVRDAMDFIHDTGTLKEQTIKNLEKYVVKDPNIPVLLTRIKEAAKIFLATNSDYNYTEAIMKYLLESTPKPGSPKKPWRAFFDLVVVDTRKPLFFADGTVLRQVDTDTGKLRIGTYTGDLQHGTVYSGGSSDIVSDLLDVSGKDILYIGDHIFGDILKSKKRQGWKTFLVVPELTKELQVWEERRNLFEELKHLDFYLAELYRHLDSGSIDCPDISNIQTRIKVLTHRMDMSYGQMGSLLRSGYTQTLFASQLIRYADLYSSTCINLLHYPFNYLFMAPPVLMPHEAVSQSSADIPSTEQNVSNHKDTTNCS, from the exons ATGGATAAACTTCCCTGCGGGCCTCTTGTGGAGAAAATGGCCAACAGAGACTTTGAAAAAAA GGTGTTTGTTAACAGGAGCCTGACTCTGGAAAACATTAAGTGCTATGGCTTTGACATGGACTACACACTGGCAA TGTATAAATCTCCTGACTATGAGAGCATGGGCTTTGAGCTATTGAGAGACAGAATGGTATCGATTGGATACCCTCATGAAATTCTTCGATATACGTACGACCCAAGCTTCCCCACTCG CGGGATAGTCCTTGACAAAACATTAGGGAACCTGCTGAAAGTGGATTCAAATGGCAACATCTTAGTTTGCAGTCATGGTTTCCGCTTCCTTAGAGA GGAAGACGTCGAGTACTACTATCGAAACAAGTTCATCCAAAGAGATGACACTGACAGGTTTTACATGCTTAACACCCTCTTCAATCTGTCAG agaCTTATCTTTATGCATGTCTGGTGGATTTCTTTACTCGATGCACCAGATACTCAAA CCTCCGGAAAGGTTTCCAGCATGGAGACTTGTTCATGTCCTACAGAAGCATGTTCCAGGATGTTCGAGATGCAATGGATTTTATTCATGACACA GGAACCCTGAAAGAACAGACGATCAAGAATTTGGAGAAGTACGTCGTCAAAGAT CCAAACATCCCCGTGCTCCTGACTCGAATTAAAGAGGCGGCGAAGATTTTCTTGGCTACCAATAGTGACTACAACTACACAGAG GCTATCATGAAGTACCTGTTGGAAAGTACCCCAAAG CCTGGAAGCCCTAAAAAGCCGTGGCGTGCTTTCTTCGACCTTGTTGTCGTCGATACCAGGAAGCCTCTGTTCTTTGCAGATGGCACAGTGTTGAGACAAGTGGACACG GACACAGGAAAGCTGCGCATTGGGACTTACACTGGAGACCTGCAGCACGGCACAGTTTACTCTGGAG GATCGTCAGACATCGTCTCTGATCTGCTGGATGTCAGTGGCAAGGACATCCTCTATATTGGAGATCACATCTTTGGAGACATTCTCAAATCAAAGAAACGTCAAGGCTGGAAGACCTTTCTTGTCGTGCCGGAGTTAACCAAGGAGTTGCAAGTGTGGGAGGAAAGAAGAA atCTTTTTGAGGAGCTGAAACATCTTGACTTCTATTTGGCTGAACTGTACAG GCACTTAGACAGCGGCAGCATAGACTGTCCTGACATCAGCAACATTCAGACAAGAATAAAG GTCCTGACCCACAGGATGGACATGTCCTACGGCCAGATGGGCAGCCTCCTGCGCAGCGGCTACACACAGACACTGTTTGCCAGTCAGCTGATTCGCTATGCAGATCTGTACTCCTCCACCTGCATTAACCTGCTGCACTACCCCTTCAATTACCTCTTCATGGCTCCCCCTGTCCTG ATGCCCCATGAGGCAGTTTCCCAAAGCTCTGCGGACATTCCTTCAACAGAGCAGAATGTGAGCAACCACAAAGACACAACGAACTGCAGCTAA
- the slc2a11l gene encoding solute carrier family 2 member 11, like, with product MPQHLTLLLNYPVLIAAIFICSIGGTFQYGFSVSVMTSPSQFIKELVNRSCVERFDRILMDWEVSLIWSFTVSVFCIGGLLGSLIASSISSRFGRNRCLLLNNFWAILGAILMISSRTANSFEMIMVGRFLYGINAGIGLSAQAMYLTESAPKNLRAMVGVTIATALAVGKFCGQLLGIRELLGTEKSWPWLLGFNGFTALFQLCTLPLLPESPRFLLLERGDLQASENAFRKLWGNKDHSKEVVEMLEEKAALQSIRSCSVLELFQNRTVRWQLLTIVIVFTSLQLCGINAVYFYSFDVFRAAGIQEHRLAYAALGTGLCELTTSIACSMIIESMGKKDLMFSGYIGMAASLGLLSVTVYFQKTVWWLPYCSMVLVFVFIFFFSCGPAATTIPIPGEILTQSFKSAGYTVGCTVNWICLFVLGSLFPILVENLGNFCFLIFMAVCLICGFHVRFNMPETKDRTALEISAEFDRMRAKDKTSQKKNSSKICEIKAQDTKL from the exons ATGCCACAACACCTGACTCTCCTC CTGAACTATCCTGTCCTCATTGCGGCCATTTTCATCTGCAGCATCGGGGGGACATTTCAGTATGgattcagtgtttctgtgatgACTTCCCCCTCTCAA TTCATAAAAGAGCTGGTGAATAGAAGCTGTGTGGAAAGATTCGACCGAATCTTAATGGACTGGGAGGTGTCTCTCATCTGGTCCTTCACAGTGTCTGTTTTCTGCATTGGGGGGTTGCTGGGATCGCTGATCGCAAGTTCTATCAGTTCAAGATTTGGCAG AAATCGCTGCCttctattaaataatttttgggCTATATTAGGAGCCATATTGATGATCTCGAGCCGAACAGCCAATTCCTTTGAGATGATAATGGTGGGAAGATTTCTCTACGGCATCAATGCAG GGATTGGTCTCTCGGCTCAAGCGATGTATCTCACTGAATCTGCTCCTAAGAATCTGAGAGCGATGGTGGGCGTCACCATTGCGACCGCTTTGGCCGTTGGGAAGTTCTGTGGTCAGCTGCTGGGGATCAG AGAGCTGCTTGGCACAGAGAAGAGCTGGCCCTGGCTGCTTGGTTTCAATGGCTTCACTGCATTGTTCCAGCTCTGCACTCTGCCTCTCCTGCCAGAGTCTCCCAGGTTCCTGCTGCTGGAAAGAGGAGACCTCCAGGCCTCTGAAAATG CTTTTAGGAAACTATGGGGCAATAAAGATCACAGCAAGGAAGTTGTGGAGATGCTGGAGGAGAAAGCAGCTCTGCAGAGCATCCGGAGCTGCTCGGTTCTGGAGCTATTTCAGAACCGAACAGTTCGCTGGCAGCTTCTCACCATTGTTATCGTCTTCACCTCGCTGCAGCTTTGTGGCATCAACGCT gtgtatttttactcttttgatGTATTTCGAGCTGCAGGGATCCAAGAACACAGGTTAGCGTACGCTGCCTTGGGGACAGGCCTCTGTGAATTAACCACCTCTATAGCCTGT TCAATGATAATTGAGAGCATGGGCAAAAAGGACCTGATGTTCAGTGGCTACATAGGAATGGCTGCATCTCTGGGCCTCCTCTCTGTCACTGTTTACTTTCAG AAAACTGTCTGGTGGCTGCCGTACTGCAGCATGGTTCTCGTTTTcgtcttcattttctttttttcctgtggacCAG CTGCAACAACCATTCCTATTCCAGGGGAGATTTTAACTCAGTCGTTTAAATCAGCTGGATACACAGTCGGATGCACAGTGAACTGGATCTGCCTGTTTGTTCTGGGGTCACTTTTTCCCATCTTGGTG GAGAACCTTGGCAATTTTTGCTTCCTCATATTTATGGCTGTTTGTCTCATCTGTGGGTTTCATGTGAGGTTCAACATGCCGGAGACCAAAGATAGAACAGCGCTGGAGATTTCTGCTGAGTTTGACAGGATGCGTGCCAAAGATAAAACCTCGCAGAAGAAAAACTCttctaaaatctgtgaaatcaaaGCACAAGACACCAAATTATGA